ATGCGGTAGAGCGATTGTTGTTATTAATTCCAGTGCTTTATGCAGTTTCATTAGTGTTCGTGTTCTTCCTCGTGTATTTTGCGAATCACTACCAGCTACAGCAACGCAGTCATGAGTTGGGCTTGTATTTAATGATGGGAATGAAGCAAAGTAAGCTGTTTCTCATGATTATGGGCGAAACAATTTGGAATGGTATTGTGGCCCTGTGTATTGGCCTGCCAATTTCATTGTTTTTAACCGAGCTTATTAATTTAACGACATCACGTTTAGTTGGCATGGGGATTATAGGCCATACATTCCGTATTTCATGGACAGGCATTAGCTTGACGATTTGTGGCTTCTTCCTTGTGCAACTGCTAGCCATGCTTATTTTAAGCTTTACGATGAGTCGCAAAGAGCCGATAGAATTACTTCATGAGGAAAAGGAAAAATCGCAAAGTACAATGACACCTAAATGGGGCGCCGTGAGCTTACTGTCTGGAGCGGCTTTATTACTCGGAACAATTTTGTTAAGCATCGCTTACAGCATGGCGATTTTATATTTACGAAATTTTGATTATCGCGTATTTGCGCTGATTTTGTTTGTTGGTGTGTGTGGGACATTTATTTTATTCCGTGGCTTAGGGAGTGTGATTGGTGTTTATGTGAAGCGAAAAGGCCGTTCTTCAACAGGTTTGTCAATGTTTACGGCGAGACAGCTACAGGAAAATGTATTGTATCAATGGCGTTCACTAGCAATATCAACATTACTAATTTTAATGGCGATGGTTTGCTTCGCGTTTGGTACATCGACAGCGTTAACGAATAGCGCTGTAGCTAATCGAACGGTTGATTATACGTTTAATGGTAATAATGAAGATGACATTAAGCCTTTGATTAAATCCGATGAGCTAGCACCTTATGTTGATAGTTATTATAGGATGGCGTTACATAATTTCTACCCACCTGATGAGACTGTATTAAATTATCATTTTGCATGGACCGGCTTAATAGAAACAGTATCGAGTCAAGACGATTCAGAGCCAAAAGAGATTTTATTAAACAACTTATCGATGCAGGATACGCCATATTTTATTGCATTATCGAGCTATAATGCGATGCTTGAGGCAGCTGAAAAGAAGCCGATTCAGTTAGCTAGTAATGAGGTGGCTATGTATACAAGTGACGATACAGGTGCTAGTTATGATATATTAAAAGATATATTAAAAAAGAGTCCGACTGTTGAAATAGCTGAAAATGAATACACATTATTGCCGAAGCTTTATTCGAATCAGATTGTGGCGGATAGAGCCATTACGTTAATGTATTCATTAATTGTGCCGGATGCATTATTCGAGCAATATTTTGACGCTGATGATACTTGGCTTTGGAATATGACGTTAAAAGACGAGTTCATTGAAGAAAAAGGGCTTATGCAGGCGATGCTTGAAGTCGATCAAGTGCTTAATTCAACAGGCTTGCAATATGAGAGCTATCTTGCGAGCATGGGCAGACAGCTATTTTATACGGTAGCAGGGAGTTATACAACGTTTTATTTAGGTGTGATGTTTTTAATTATCGCCAATACGGTGCTAGGCTTAAACTTTTTAATGCAGCAAAGAAGCACGCGTAATCGCTATCAAACGTTAGCGATGCTCGGTGCAAATGTGGAAACAATTTGTACATCAGCACGTAAGCAAATTTGGCTATACTTCTTCTTAGCTATTTCGGTTGCATTTGTTAGTGGAATTTTTGGCATTTGGTCTTTATTAACGGCTATGCCGGCAACTGTTTTCAGTCTTAAAAATGGTATTGTTATTGGTTTAGTGGTGCTATTATTTATTGTAATGGAAGTTGGCTATATTCGGATGATTCAACGAAAAAGTGATGTAGAAATTCGAAAGTTAAAAGAAATTGACTAGAGGTGAGGGCATGGTGAATATTGTCATTGTAGAGGATGACATTTTCCTACGCGAAGAATTACAAAATATTTTACAAAAGGAGGGGTACTCTGTAGTGAGTATCTCTTCTTTTGATACACCTGTTGAAGAAATAATCGCTGCTAAGCCCGGATTAGTCTTGTTAGATTTAAATTTACCTAACTTATCGGGTTTTCAAATTTGTCGTACTTTAAAAATGAAAGGAATTGGTCCTATTCTAATTTTAACTGCTCGTAATCAGATGCGAGATGAGTTGCATGCATTAGAGTTAGGAGCCGATGACTTTTTAACAAAGCCCTGTCATCCGAAAAGACTTATTGCAAGAGTACAAAAGCTACAACAGCTATATGCCAAAATGCCGATGTTTTTAAATTGGGGAAATTTTCAACTAGATTTGAAGAGAAATGAATTATATATTGCTCACAATTCACTTTCATTATCTGAAAATGAAGGCGCCATTATGAAGCTTTTAATACAACATGCACCGGCAGTTGTGGAAAAGGAGCAGCTTTTCCATGAATTGTGGGGAAGTAGTGAATTTGTGGACGAAAATATATTACAAGTAAACATGACTAGACTTCGTAAAACATTAGATAAAGTAGGGATGTCACATCATATTAAAACGGTCAGAGGCAGTGGCTATCAATTAATAGGGAGTGAATCCCCATGAGGCCATTAGATTTCATTGATATTTTACAGCAATCGCGTCAGTGGATGTTACTTCTATGTGTAAATAGCGGTTTTTTTATTTTTTTAGCGTGGGTCGCGTATCCAGAGACATTTAAACTATTAGTTTTGACGATGCTCATGTTTACTTTTGTAACCATTTTGATCGGTGTGCTTTTTACATGGAAAAAACAACGAAAGCTAAGAGACACGTTCTATCAATTTTTAAGAGAGCCCTCCGCTGAGCATGAGGCTAAGTTGCTACAAGTTTTAGGGGACGCACATACGGAACCACTGCATGATTTGGCAAATCAATTACGTCATCTATATGATGAATTGCAAGAGGCAAAGTACCAGTCATTAGAATATGAAACCTTTATCGAAAGCTGGGTGCATGAAATTAAAACACCACTTTCGTTACTTCAGTTTGTAATACAAAATAGGAAAGGCGAAATGTCCCCGTTGGTTTATCAACGGCTAAATTATGCAAACATCACGATTCATAATCACGTAGAAAGCATATTATTTTATGCAAAGCTACAAGCTGTACATGTTGACTATAGCTTGAAAAAGGTCTCTATTGAGGAATGCTTTGAAGATGTATTAATAGAGCTACAATCGTTATTGGAAGAGCAGCATGTAAGTGTCTATACGGAGATAAAGGATGTACCCATTGTATCTGATGAAAGAGCGCTACATTTTATTTTGATACAGCTACTTGTAAATGCAATTAAATATCGAAACGTAGATAGTGAGAGTTTGATTTGGCTAGAAACAGGCATTGAACATGCTAAAGACAGCTATTACGTTAAAGTAGCTGATAATGGAGTAGGCGTCTTGCAATCAGATTTGCCATTTATATTTGATAAAGGATTTACAGGAGATACGAGCAAGCAAAAGCAATCTACAGGGATGGGATTGTTTTTAGTGAAAAAATTATGTGACGATTTGCAAGTTGAAATTGAGGTTGAGTCAAAATATAAGCGTGGTTTTACCATTCAATTGCTGTTTCCAAAGGTTTAAATTGTGCCTCTGAAAAGGTAATAATAACATATCTTAAAAAAATATTATTCAACACTATGGCCGAATTGCGGAACAAGAACAATTTTGTATAGCAACCTCTGTTCCAAGCTTTGTTGTATTATGAACAACACGAAACAGCTTTATTGATATCTTTTTCACTTACATACACGGAACCTTCAGTATCTATTATATATTCTATATCATTTTCTTTTAATTGTTCTAATAACGATTTTCGTAACGCGTCTGATAAATTTTCTTTTTTAGCAAAAGAAACGTATGTCCCCTTAGAACGATTCTCATTACTACATCCACTCAATATACTCAAACATAAGACGATAGATAGCAAACACTTGCATTTCAATTTCACGAATTTACCCCCTAAAGTGGAAAATCAGTATATACCTTTAAGTAATAAAAGTAGAAGGTGAACCTTACTAATAAAGTTCATTTCACAAAAAACCTAGGATAGTCACTGTGATCTGACTTTTTTTATGATTTTAGAGAACAAGCTTCTAGGCTAAACAGTAAGCTTACTTCAACAGCACCCCTATATAAAGAGCTATCTCGTGATCTCTACCTAACTAAATACTTAAAATTAGTAGTTGTAATTTTTATTTTACCTCAACCTCGAAAACAAAAGTCTTTTTTTCATTTTAACACCCCTTTTTATATAGATTCCATTTAGAATGTTCCAAATTGTAATTTACAAAAATACTAATGTATGTATATATAAAGTAAAAAGAAGAATATAGGGAGTTGAGAAATAGCGTTGTTGCCTGTGAGCTGACTGACGAATAAGACAGTAATCCAATCCTATTAGTCATTTTGCGAAGCTGTTTAAGGAGAAAAAGGGAGGTATTATCAATGAACGTAATAGAAATTAAAAATCTAACGAAGACTTACGGCAAAGCAAGGGGCATATCTGATGTTAGTTTTAACGTTGAACAGGGTGAAATTTTTGGGTTTATTGGGCCTAATGGTGCTGGGAAGTCGACAACAATTCGCACATTATTATCACTCATTTACCCAACGAGCGGCAGTGCCACGATTTTTGGGAAGGACTGCATTCAATTTGCTCCCGAAATAAAAAAGGAAATCGGTTATTTACCATCTGAAATCTTTTACTATGACAATATGAAAGTAAAGGACCTATTAAAATACTCAGCTAGCTTTTATAAAAAAGATTGCAGCAAGAGAATTAAAGAGTTAGCAAAAATGATGGACTTGGATCTGAATAAAAAAATTGATGACTTATCTTTGGGAAATAAGAAGAAGGTCGGGATTGTTCAAGGGCTGCTCCATGAGCCAAAACTCATTATTTTGGATGAACCGACAAGCGGGCTAGACCCATTAATGCAACAAAAATTCTTTGAACTATTAGAGGAAGAGAATAAAAAAGGTGCTACGATCTTATTTTCGTCGCACATCCTTAGTGAGGTCCAAAGATTATGTAATCGTGTTGCCATCATTAAAGAAGGTAAAATCGTAACCGTAGAAAAGATTAGTACGTTACAAGAGAATAACTATAAAAAATTTAAAATTGAGACGAATTCACCCCTAGACAAAGATTACTTCCAAATCGAGGGGGTCAATAAATTAAATGTTCACAATAACGTAACTAGTTTTTTATTCAAAGGTAATATTAATACGGTGATGAAAAAAATCGCTGAAATTGAAATTGCAAATTTGTGGATTGAAGAACCAGACCTTGAGGAGATCTTTATACATTATTACGAGAAGGAGGTCTAAAAACTATGAATATCTTTATGCATGAATTGAAGGTTTATCGAAAGTCTACCATCATATGGTCGCTATCGTTAATAGCCATCATTATTATTTTTATGTCAATGTATTCTTCATTTGCTGAAGATGCAAAGGGCTTTATGAAAATAGTAGAAAACTATCCAGAGGCAATCAGAAATGCAATCGGGTTTAATCAAGAAAATTTCTTTACTATTTTAGGATTCTATAGCTTCCCATTATCGTTTATTACTCTGTGCGCAGCAATCCAGGCGATGAATCTCGGCACTTCTATTGTCAGTAAGGAAGTCCGTGATAAAACAGCGGACTTTTTACTAACAAAGCCTGTTACCCGTACAAAAATCTTGACAGCTAAATTATTCGCAGCGCTAGTTTCGATTGTCATCACGAATATCTTTTATTTCGCTGCAGCTAGCTTTGTGGCATTACAAGTCAAGACAGATGATTTTAGCTTAAAAATTTTCTTTCTGCTTTCACTTACAATATTCTTTATTCAGCTGATATTTCTATCCTTAGGAATAATCATTTCCGTTATTGTCCAAAAGATTAAATCCATGCTGACCGTCTCGCTAGCTACCGTCTTTGCTTTCTACTTTGTCGGAATGTTCAGTGATACGACTGGTGATGAAGTGAAACGTTATTTTTCGCCGTTTAAATACTTCGACACCGCCTATATCATGAAACACTCCAGCTATGAAACAACATTTTTAATTGCTGGTGCAGTTATTATTATTCTTGCAATTGCAGCTAGTTATGTTGTCTATAGTAAGAAGGATATCCATGCGGTTTAAGAATGTTAGCTTTGCTTGTAGGAAGCGAAATGGAGGGGTTCGGTAATGAATATATTTTTAAAAGAATTGAAGTCTCATCGAAAATCACTCATATTTTGGAGCATCGGTGTTTTCCTTATGGTGGCATCAGGAATGACTAAATATGAAGCGTATTCGTCATCGGGCCAATCGATAAATAAATTGATGGCAGATATGCCAAAATCGTTACGGGCTGTATTTGGTTTCAATGATTTGGATTTAACGAAAGCTAGCGGCTACTATGGTATGCTTTTTCTCTATTTAGTATTAATGGCAACCATTCATGCAGTCATGCTCGGAGCGACCATTATTGCCAAAGAAGAGCGGGATAAAACATCTGAGTTTTTATTCGTTAAACCAGTATCTAGAAGTAAAGTAATTACAGCAAAGCTATTAGCTGCTTTTATAAATATTGTAATATTCAATCTCGCAACATTCGTTTCGTCCATTATTCTTTTAGGGAAATACAGCGATGGTGAAGCGGTTAATGGTGAAATTGCAATCTTAATGGTAGCAATGTTCATTTTGCAGGTTTTGTTTATGGTTATTGGCAGTGCAATTGCTGCTGTAAAGAAGAAACCAAAAACGGCTGTATCAGTAGCTACTGGAATCCTCTTACTTATGTATATGTTATCAATCATTATTGATTTAAATGAGAATATAAACGGCATAAAATATTTTACACCATTTAAATATTTTGAAGCGAAAAATGTAATGTATGGCGGTGGTTTAGACGTAAGCTTTGTCGTAATTTCCCTAATATTGATTCTATCATTTTTGGTCGTAACCTATGTTTATTATAAAAAAAGAGATTTGAATGTTTAGTAAAAAGACCGTTGCAAAACTAAACCTATACTATCTATGCCTTAGTTCAATAAGACTTATTTAATTCATACGTTAGTTAGAAAAATTAACGCCATTTTGATTCAGCCATTTTCAAAATGGCGTTTTTGCATTCGCCCCATAAAGGATGAAGGAATTTAGTAAACCAATCTTTATTGTAAAGCTGCAATTAATGGATACTTGTAGGCAATTTAAACTTGAAGCACGCCGTATAAGTGCCATAACCTCATAAATCTCTGTAGAATTTAAGTTACAAGTTAGTTGAATTAGAAAAGTGGATCTACCACAATCACAACATTTTCATGAATATTATTTTTATGGTTCACTAATTCCTACTGCAAGCAACAGAAAATAAACAAATACTAACACGGCACCATTTAACAAGATTCCTGTAATAATAAACCACAGTTTTTTAGATAAGATAGCAAAGATAATGCCTAGTACAGAAAGCACTGTAAACACATTTATACCCAAAGTTAAGTTAGCGTTAGGTCCTCTGATGATAAAGAAAAAAATGATGCTTATTGCTACTGTCAAAACTGATAAAACGCCTAATATATTTTTGTTCAAAAATGTAACCCCCCTTTAAATCAATAAGCTTATTAACCAAGCTGGCTCGTGTGCGGAGCAACTTAATGCATAGTATTCAAATTACTTTATGAATTAAACGACTTTATTGTCACGAAACACTTTAAGTGTAACAATAATTACAAATTATACTGAATATTGGTTTAGTTTGCACGTATCGTTGTGAATCTGCATTTTTCAGACGCTACCCCAGTATCAACTTGAAGTACAAACCACTATAATACCAGTTTGATAAGAGTACTAGATGCGAGGGAAGGAGAATTGAGGTGACCCAAGAAGGTCTCACATCTCTATTTTAAGTGGTAAGCATTGTGACAAGAAGGGTTCGCTAGAAGTTGAGAAGTAAGAGCAAGGAGATAGTAGTGAGTAAGCTTACCAGACAAGCTATCATTCTAAACTAGCGAAAATTTTCTTGTAGCAACTTACAGCACTCAAGTTCAAATATTTCTTTTTTTACTTTGTACCATTTTTTTATACTATTTTTCTTGTTTTTATATTCGCCACCACTTAATACATATACAAATTCTCCATGCTCAAATAGGATAACTTGCCAGCCTTGATCAATGTCACTAAAAGGCTTATCGATTGAAATATTTGCTCTGCTCAAAAAATAAAGAAATGAAGAAAAGCCCCAAAAATTGTTCAGTATTTCATTTCTACCGGCACTATAAAAATACAAAAAATCGAAGTTTTTCTTCCCCACTAAAATCTCAAAATCTTCTACAATTGGGAAAGATGCCAAATTCAGCTTATGTAAATTATGACTATATATTTTTTTTAACCGTTTCCCATTATTAATATGTGCTTCTTGATTGACGTTTCTAATATTCAATTCCCCACTCGTTGTTCCAATGACGATATTTTTTTGCCAGTATCGCTTCAATAGTTTTAGCCATTGTTTCAAATATGCTTTTCTCGGTGTTTTATACCATGTATGTATGTCTTTATTATGGCCCTGCAAAATATAAACGAAGTCATTTTCTTCGAATATCCTTACTTGCCAGCTTTTTTCTCGATCAATATACGGCGCTGTGCGAGTTCCTAATGGGATATCCTCTTCATCCCATTCTTCCAATACATAATATCGAGGAAAAGTCGTTAGTTGTTCCTTTCTTTTCGCACTATAAAATGAAATCAGGTTAGCATCTGTTACTAGTACTTCAAAATCTTTCACAATTGGAAACGACGTTAAATCTAACTGTTGCACATCACTTGCGTGTAATGTTTTATTAGCATTTACATGCGATTTATTCTTTTTTAATTTAAATTTACCACTTTTTGTTCCAACAACTTTCACTAGATATCCACCTTTCACACGTGACTATAAATATTCTTCCTTTTATATAAAAGTTACGCTACCATTAAGATCATTCGAAAAACAGGTATATTGATTATCCATATTTTACATTGGGAACATATTCAAATTATTTCCATCATTGTGTTCCACAATTGCACTTTTTTATTTAATCAATGTTGCGACATCGTTTTCTATTTCAAAAACTAAAAAATCATTATCTTCCTCTACAACTTCTTTTTCATATCTAAACTCTTTATCAATCAGCATTTCAAAATAATTTGTTTCAACATTAAGTTCAAAAACTGGACAGTGGTCAAATCTGACATCGCCAACAAATATTGCTCTAATTTTTTTCATTTATAACTCTCCCTCAATACAATTTCAGTATCTGATTCTACTATTCATGTATTCAATAAACACATGCAGCAAGGAACAACGAACTATAATTTAGAACCA
This DNA window, taken from Lysinibacillus sp. FSL M8-0337, encodes the following:
- a CDS encoding ABC transporter permease, with product MFFDFVKQNSHKTRKENGVYFASLIISIVAFYVILSLGEQDVMLYLKTIESDAVERLLLLIPVLYAVSLVFVFFLVYFANHYQLQQRSHELGLYLMMGMKQSKLFLMIMGETIWNGIVALCIGLPISLFLTELINLTTSRLVGMGIIGHTFRISWTGISLTICGFFLVQLLAMLILSFTMSRKEPIELLHEEKEKSQSTMTPKWGAVSLLSGAALLLGTILLSIAYSMAILYLRNFDYRVFALILFVGVCGTFILFRGLGSVIGVYVKRKGRSSTGLSMFTARQLQENVLYQWRSLAISTLLILMAMVCFAFGTSTALTNSAVANRTVDYTFNGNNEDDIKPLIKSDELAPYVDSYYRMALHNFYPPDETVLNYHFAWTGLIETVSSQDDSEPKEILLNNLSMQDTPYFIALSSYNAMLEAAEKKPIQLASNEVAMYTSDDTGASYDILKDILKKSPTVEIAENEYTLLPKLYSNQIVADRAITLMYSLIVPDALFEQYFDADDTWLWNMTLKDEFIEEKGLMQAMLEVDQVLNSTGLQYESYLASMGRQLFYTVAGSYTTFYLGVMFLIIANTVLGLNFLMQQRSTRNRYQTLAMLGANVETICTSARKQIWLYFFLAISVAFVSGIFGIWSLLTAMPATVFSLKNGIVIGLVVLLFIVMEVGYIRMIQRKSDVEIRKLKEID
- a CDS encoding response regulator transcription factor; translated protein: MVNIVIVEDDIFLREELQNILQKEGYSVVSISSFDTPVEEIIAAKPGLVLLDLNLPNLSGFQICRTLKMKGIGPILILTARNQMRDELHALELGADDFLTKPCHPKRLIARVQKLQQLYAKMPMFLNWGNFQLDLKRNELYIAHNSLSLSENEGAIMKLLIQHAPAVVEKEQLFHELWGSSEFVDENILQVNMTRLRKTLDKVGMSHHIKTVRGSGYQLIGSESP
- a CDS encoding HAMP domain-containing sensor histidine kinase — protein: MRPLDFIDILQQSRQWMLLLCVNSGFFIFLAWVAYPETFKLLVLTMLMFTFVTILIGVLFTWKKQRKLRDTFYQFLREPSAEHEAKLLQVLGDAHTEPLHDLANQLRHLYDELQEAKYQSLEYETFIESWVHEIKTPLSLLQFVIQNRKGEMSPLVYQRLNYANITIHNHVESILFYAKLQAVHVDYSLKKVSIEECFEDVLIELQSLLEEQHVSVYTEIKDVPIVSDERALHFILIQLLVNAIKYRNVDSESLIWLETGIEHAKDSYYVKVADNGVGVLQSDLPFIFDKGFTGDTSKQKQSTGMGLFLVKKLCDDLQVEIEVESKYKRGFTIQLLFPKV
- a CDS encoding ABC transporter ATP-binding protein; the encoded protein is MNVIEIKNLTKTYGKARGISDVSFNVEQGEIFGFIGPNGAGKSTTIRTLLSLIYPTSGSATIFGKDCIQFAPEIKKEIGYLPSEIFYYDNMKVKDLLKYSASFYKKDCSKRIKELAKMMDLDLNKKIDDLSLGNKKKVGIVQGLLHEPKLIILDEPTSGLDPLMQQKFFELLEEENKKGATILFSSHILSEVQRLCNRVAIIKEGKIVTVEKISTLQENNYKKFKIETNSPLDKDYFQIEGVNKLNVHNNVTSFLFKGNINTVMKKIAEIEIANLWIEEPDLEEIFIHYYEKEV
- a CDS encoding ABC transporter permease subunit, which translates into the protein MNIFMHELKVYRKSTIIWSLSLIAIIIIFMSMYSSFAEDAKGFMKIVENYPEAIRNAIGFNQENFFTILGFYSFPLSFITLCAAIQAMNLGTSIVSKEVRDKTADFLLTKPVTRTKILTAKLFAALVSIVITNIFYFAAASFVALQVKTDDFSLKIFFLLSLTIFFIQLIFLSLGIIISVIVQKIKSMLTVSLATVFAFYFVGMFSDTTGDEVKRYFSPFKYFDTAYIMKHSSYETTFLIAGAVIIILAIAASYVVYSKKDIHAV
- a CDS encoding ABC transporter permease subunit, whose amino-acid sequence is MNIFLKELKSHRKSLIFWSIGVFLMVASGMTKYEAYSSSGQSINKLMADMPKSLRAVFGFNDLDLTKASGYYGMLFLYLVLMATIHAVMLGATIIAKEERDKTSEFLFVKPVSRSKVITAKLLAAFINIVIFNLATFVSSIILLGKYSDGEAVNGEIAILMVAMFILQVLFMVIGSAIAAVKKKPKTAVSVATGILLLMYMLSIIIDLNENINGIKYFTPFKYFEAKNVMYGGGLDVSFVVISLILILSFLVVTYVYYKKRDLNV